From Micromonospora echinospora:
GGGCGGCCAGCCAGTCCGCGCGGCCGCCGGGCGGCGCCTCGCCGACGTCCATCTGGAGGAAGTCCGCGCCAGCCGATTTGGACCTCTTGGAAACGGCGGCTTTGGCCCTGTCCATCGGACCATTATGGTCACAGGCTGGGACCGTGACCATCGCCTTTCTGCTTACCGCAATCGTCGTCGCGGTCACCCCGGGCACCGGGGTCATGCACACACTCGCCACCGCCGTCACCGCCGGGCGCCGCGCCGGTCTGGCGGCCGCCGCCGGAGCGACGCTCAGCCTCGTCCCGCACGTGATCGCCGCGGTCACCGGCCTGGCCGCGCTGCTGCGCGCCGGCACCCCGGCGTTCCGGATCGTGACCTGGCTGGGCGTGGCGTATCTGCTCTGGATGGCCTGGGCGGCGCTGCGCGACCGGACCGCCTTCGCCGTGAACGGCGACCGGATGCCGCGCCCGGCGTCCGCGGTGTTCCGCGACGGGGTGCTGCTGAACCTGCTGAACCCGAAGGTGACGGTGTTCTTCGCGGCTCTCCTGCCGCAGTTCGTA
This genomic window contains:
- a CDS encoding LysE family translocator codes for the protein MTIAFLLTAIVVAVTPGTGVMHTLATAVTAGRRAGLAAAAGATLSLVPHVIAAVTGLAALLRAGTPAFRIVTWLGVAYLLWMAWAALRDRTAFAVNGDRMPRPASAVFRDGVLLNLLNPKVTVFFAALLPQFVPPDVPAAALRMLACGLVFMLVTLLVFAGYAVLADALRTRVLSRPRLTALLRHTAAGSFLALGLGLAFTA